A single Struthio camelus isolate bStrCam1 chromosome 8, bStrCam1.hap1, whole genome shotgun sequence DNA region contains:
- the CRYZ gene encoding quinone oxidoreductase, giving the protein MATARNMMRAVRVLEFGGPEVLKLQSDVLIPVPKENQVLIKVHACGVNPVETYIRSGTYARKPALPYTPGSDVAGVIESVGEHVTAFKKGDRVFTLDTISGGYADYTVAAVNRVFPLSDKLDFKQGAAIGIPYFTAYRALFQKGRAKAGECVLVHGASGGVGIAACQIARAGGLKVLGTAGTEEGMNTVLRNGAHQAFNHREANYIEKIKEYTGMKGVDIIIEMLSNVNLAADLHLLSCAGRVMVVGCRGPVEINPRDTMSKETSIIGVGLFLATEEERNECAAAVLDGIEAGWLKPRIGSEYPLQDVAKAHEDIIHCSGARGKMVLLP; this is encoded by the exons ATGGCAACTGCAAGAAATATGATGAGAGCTGTCAGAGTTCTTGAATTTGGTGGCCCTGAAGTGCTGAAACTCCAGTCAGATGTCTTAATTCCTGTTCCAAAAGAAAATCAG GTATTAATTAAAGTCCACGCCTGTGGGGTAAATCCTGTGGAGACATATATTCGTTCTGGAACTTATGCTAGAAAACCAGCTTTACCTTATACTCCTGGCTCAGATGTGGCTGGTGTTATTGAAAGTGTTGGGGAACATGTGACTGCATTCAAG AAAGGTGACAGGGTTTTTACTCTTGATACCATCTCTGGTGGATATGCAGATTACACAGTTGCTGCAGTTAACAGAGTCTTTCCTTTGTCGGATAAATTGGACTTCAAGCAAGGTGCAGCAATTGGAATACCCTATTTCACTGCTTACCGTGCTCTTTTCCAAAA AGGACGTGCCAAAGCAGGGGAATGTGTGCTAGTCCATGGTGCCAGTGGGGGA GTGGGAATAGCAGCATGTCAGATTGCCAGAGCTGGTGGTTTAAAGGTTTTGGGTACAGCAGGAACTGAGGAAGGCATGAACACGGTTCTGAGAAATGGTGCTCACCAAGCATTTAATCACAGAGAAGCTAATTACATTGAGAAGATCAAG GAATACACAGGGATGAAAGGAGTTGATATAATAATAGAAATGCTCTCTAACGTCAATCTTGCTGCCGACTTGCATCTGTTGTCCTGTGCAGGAAGGGTGATG GTTGTGGGCTGTAGAGGTCCTGTCGAGATAAATCCAAGAGACACTATGAGTAAAGAAACTAGCATAATAGGAGTCGGTCTATTTCTTGCAACTGAG GAGGAGAGAAATGAATGTGCAGCAGCAGTCCTTGATGGTATAGAAGCTGGCTGGCTGAAACCAAGAATAGGCTCCGAATATCCATTGCAGGATGTAGCTAAGGCTCATGAAGACATTATTCATTGCAGTGGTGCTCGAGGAAAGATGGTGCTCCTTCCATAa
- the TYW3 gene encoding tRNA wybutosine-synthesizing protein 3 homolog: MAAFGRRKAQRLARADGSRAGGVDGRVAALLRLLNAQPPFCTASSCAGRVLLAQLPAADSDRYEVQKKNCSWLMVTHELCVKDDVMTALEKATGDVVLKFEPFVLHVLCQELQHAQLLHAVAINSGFRNSGITVGRRGKIVMAVRSTHCLEVPLSHKGKLMVSEEYIEFLIHTANRKMEENMRRIDRFYNCLQLALKAGLSTNNSPSEEREKNPHVYVRRRKRKSVQKHGVCTSPKDRNEEIEREDDTESNVDIFGGIMV, translated from the exons atGGCGGCGTTCGGGCGGCGGAAGGCGCAGCGGCTGGCGCGGGCGGACgggagccgggcgggcggcgtGGACGGGCGGGTGGCGGCGCTGCTGCGGCTGCTCAACGCGCAGCCGCCCTTCTGCACCGCCAGCTCCTGCGCCGGCCGCGTCCTCCTGGCGCAGCTGCCCGCCGCC GACAGTGACAGGTACGAGGTCCAGAAGAAAAACTGCTCCTGGCTGATGGTGACACACGAATTGTGCGTCAAGGACGATGTG ATGACTGCACTAGAGAAAGCCACTGGTGACGTTGTGCTCAAGTTTGAACCATTTGTTCTTCATGTGCTGTGTCAAGAGCTGCAACATGCACAACTTCTG CATGCCGTAGCTATTAATTCTGGGTTCAGGAACTCTGGTATTACAGttggcagaagaggaaaaattgtgATG GCTGTGCGGAGCACTCATTGCTTAGAAGTTCCGTTGAGCCACAAGGGGAAACTGATGGTCTCTGAAGAATATATCGAGTTTCTGATACACACAGCTAATCGAAAAATGGAAGAGAACATGAGGAGGATTGACAG GTTCTACAACTGCTTACAGTTAGCTTTGAAAGCTGGCCTCAGCACAAACAACTCGCCttctgaagagagagaaaagaatccCCATGTGTACGTtcgcagaagaaagagaaagagtgttCAAAAACACGGTGTATGCACCTCTCCAAAGGATCGTAACGAAGAAATAGAACGTGAGGATGACACAGAAAGCAATGTTGATATTTTTGGTGGAATTATGGTGTAG